The sequence below is a genomic window from Setaria italica strain Yugu1 chromosome IV, Setaria_italica_v2.0, whole genome shotgun sequence.
GTGATGCTTTCTTCTCATTAAGTTCTGACCATGTAAATGTATATCACCTATATTTGCTTCTTTGTATGAATGGCGTAAACAACATTGCCTCTACTTCTGGTTGAAATGAAATATCATCTTCTGTTTTTGGTAGATGACGACGGCCATTTCCATCGAAGATGTTCGTAGGGAAGTCAAGATTTTGAAAGCTCTATCGGGGCACAATAATCTTGTCAAATTCTATGATGCATGTGAGGACGCCCTCAATGTCTACATTGTCATggagtatgtttttttttgtgaccTTTTATATGTGATTTTATCAACTTATATTCAGAAATACTATATTAGCTTTCTCTAGATACAACATTTGATCTCAGGAAGCTTCTTGCATGCTTTAAAAACAGCTCCGCCATACTTGCGCATGTCCTTAGATCTCCCTGCTAATCATATCATTTAATGTGTGTGCAGTATAGTAGTATCTAACATACTGCATAAATgctcttcacctcaactaatgtAATACCCATCAGGTGGTAATTTTCTCATATTGTATCTTTTGAACAGATTATGTGAAGGTGGGGAGTTGCTAGATAGAATTTTGGCCAGGTACTTTCTACAATTTATCCATCTCTAGTAGCCAAGTAGCAGTACCTCTTGTTAATGCTTACCAAGGGTGAAACTTGAACTATTGAAGAGGCGGGAGATACACAGAAGAAGATGCCAAAGCGATCGTTGTACAAATTTTGAGCGTGGTGGCCTTCTGTCATCTTCAGGGAGTAGTGCATCGCGATTTGAAGCCAGAGGTATGCTTGATCCACTTTGTGTATAGTTTGTATATACATGCAGTCCCGTAGGTGTTTGACTGGGTTACTTCTACCATTTTATTTACCTGCACTTGCTGTTATTTCTATTAAGTGACGGCAATAATGTTTGTTGAACACTAGGCTGTACTTTGTGACACATCTGCTATGTTTCATTTGCACAGAATTTTCTTTTCACAACGAGAGATGAAAGCGCTCCGATGAAGTTGATTGACTTTGGTCTTTCCGATTTCATTAGACCAGGTAATGCACGAATTGATTGATATTTATCTCTGTATGTGGCCTACGAGTTTCATTTATTTTTGCTCTTGTAattaaattgcaaaaatagGCATTACCTTGTTCGAAGGTTCATTCTAATTTTCTAATATGCACTTAGATAAACAACATAGATTTCTCAGTAAGAACCTTAAATAAGAAAATTTGAAAAGGTGACAGAAATATTGATTGTTACTGTAACATAATTTTAACTGTTTAAGCAAACTTCTTACAATagaaatcggctacaatgcTAGTTTCAGAATTTGTATCGTTTGCTCAGGGTCAAGGATTTCATCACGCAAGTTTGGACTGAATGTATATTATGTTACTGTTTTGTTTTTCCGTACCTTTCCTCATAGTGTAAGCCAGTTAGCTCGCTGAATAAATTTTGTCCTATGCTGCTTTTCTAAGAATGGCAAGCGCAAAGTAATTTGAAAAAAAGCTTAAAATATCTGAACAAAAGGAACAGTTTAATTGCATGGTGTTTTATTTATGCAGAAACAATTGTTTGTAGTCTTGTATAAATTGCTAGCTTGCGCTTACATGCTAGGATCATGCTGTGTCTATATTCTAGATAAACAGTGCCTACGTTCATATCTGACTgtttatttttgcatgtttcttGACGTTGGAAGTTAGGATAAACTTTACGCTATCAATATTTACagttatttttttccgcactcaCTTCATTAACTCATCGGATACTTGGTTCTATGTTCTGTGCTACGTAATGCAGATGAAAGGCTCAATGATATTGTTGGAAGTGCATATTACGTCGCCCCAGAGGTTCTACACAGATCATACAGTATGGAAGCAGACATTTGGAGTATAGGTGTCATAACATACATTCTGCTCTGTGGCAGTCGGCCATTTTGGGCAAGGACAGAATCTGGGATCTTCCGATCTGTGTTGAGGGCTGATCCCAACTTTGACGATTCACCATGGCCTTCAGTATCGGCTGAAGCTAAGGATTTTGTGAAGAGATTTCTGAACAAAGATTACCGCAAAAGAATGACTGCTGTCCAGGCACTGAGTAAGTTACCACTTATGTGTATTTAGTGTTGCTCCATGATTGTGATATCACAGTACCACACTTTGATTTTTTATCATTTAAGCAGAGTTTATTACCATCTATTTTAGGTACTGCTAGTTAAAATAAAACCACAAATATGAAGATACTTTTCTTTACATATTTGCAGCTCACCCTTGGTTACGAGATGAACAAAGGCAAATTCCATTGGACATACTCATCTTCAGATTAGTTAAGCAATATCTTCGTGCCACACCTCTTAAACGCTTGGCATTAAAGGTACAGTGCAGACTTCCATGGCCTTTTGTATATCTGCAAGTGTTCTTTATTTTCTTCATCTATCTTTGTGGATATAGCAATATGCAATTGATAAATGTACATGTGCTGGATGTGTTAAAAAGGCCATGTAACTCCTCCCAACTTTAAAAGTATAGAAAATGGGTGCATGAGCATGTCTTTTCGTAGTCGTGATAGACTAACAGTACATACTTTTGCTAAGCTTTTTTTTAggtatttttgttttattttacttTGTGATCCTGTATCTTTTCAATTTGTTATGAGGGGCTGATGTTGGATGTTACTTTTATTGGTCATATAATGTCGCTCCAAAATTGTGGTTTTCCCATGAAGTCATTGGTACGAATTTGTTCAAAGTGACAGGTTGTGTACTTTGACAACCAGCAAAGTTTCACCCATTAAGGTACTATAGTAAcagttattttttttactttctttGACACAGGCACTATCTAAGGCTTTAAGGGAGGATGAACTTTTGTATCTTAGATTGCAGTTTAAGCTGCTTGAACCTAGAGATGGATTTGTATCACTTGACAACTTTCGAACGGTAAGTTATGAAGACATGTCCACATTATGTTGCATGTTCTAACATGTAAACTCCCATGGTGTACCCAGGCTCTGACAAGATATTTAACTGATGCTATGAGGGAATCAAGGGTTCTTGAGTTTTTGCATGCGGTAAGGATTTATTACTATGCAAATGATTATACAGTGATGCTTATCATGTCTGTCTGTAGTGAGATCACTGGAAATTTTCCATCTGATTATCTTTAACTGTAATTTTGAGCTGTGGTCTTGATGCTTTAAACGTGTTGCTCTAATCCTTTCTTTTAGAACCCCTTTTGCATTTTTTGGCAGATTTTTTATCTGCTGATATTTATTATATTGATGGTTGAAGTTAACGATCTttttattcaaaaagaaaaaatgttacTGATCTTGCTCATGTTTCTATCACAGTTGGAACCACTTGCGTACAGAAGGATGGACTTTGAAGAATTCTGTGCTGCAGCAATCAGCCCTTACCAGCTTGAGGCTTTGGAAAGGTGGGAAGAAATTGCAGGAACAGCTTTTCAGCACTTTGAACAAGAGGGCAACCGAGTTATATCGGTCGAGGAGTTGGCACAGGTATTTAGCAGATGTTCTTATCCTTTGGGTCAATATTTTCAGCATGTGCATTTCAGATCCATGTGATGATGACCACCTTATTTTCTTCATCCTATATCGTGAGTGTGTGGGTgcgacaaaaggggggggggggggtaatcGAGTACCCTGACATCTTCCTGTGTGTGTAGGAACTAAATCTCGCACCGACTCATTATTCTATCGTGCAAGACTGGATCAGAAAGTCAGACGGCAAGCTAAACTTTCTTGGGTTTACcaaatttttgcatggtgtCACGATACGGGGCTCAAATACAAGACGACACTAAATGGATGCAAATTGTATTCGCTTCTAATTTAAAGCCTCTCATTATATGGCCCTGATTGTTGTGACCCCTGCCTGCTTGCCCTGCCCCTTCTTCTGGTCAATGATCATTCTTCATGTTTGCATTGTCGCTGGTTGTTGTCATCATAGCTTTTGTAGAGTACATGTAAAGATACTTGTAATGAAGGCGAAATCATATGGTTTGCTCAAGAATTAGTGTCATGTGTTCTTTTTTGCTCACCAGTTTTGAACCATTATCTGCGGACAGATTTGGATATCATTGCGGCACTGAAGTTGGTATCGCTGCTCAGCTTAATAACATTTCAAGCTCAATGTAACTCCCCACTGTACTAGACCGCTAAGAATGTCGGCTTGAGACTGTTCCTTAAGCTCAGACATTGTTGGTGTAAGTTTGTTGGTACAATATCAGCTTATGAAC
It includes:
- the LOC101785787 gene encoding CDPK-related kinase 3, which translates into the protein MGQCYGKAGASSRADHDDIAGAVAPPSPLPANGAPQTPPQQAQATAPGTPRRRKSGSTTPVHQTPGVAWPSPYPAGGASPLPAGVSPSPARSTPRRFFKRPFPPPSPAKHIKATLAKRLGGGKPKEGTIPEEGGVGPGGGGGGGGGADGAEAERPLDKTFGFGKNFGAKYELGKEVGRGHFGHTCSAVVKKGEYKGHTVAVKIISKAKMTTAISIEDVRREVKILKALSGHNNLVKFYDACEDALNVYIVMELCEGGELLDRILARGGRYTEEDAKAIVVQILSVVAFCHLQGVVHRDLKPENFLFTTRDESAPMKLIDFGLSDFIRPDERLNDIVGSAYYVAPEVLHRSYSMEADIWSIGVITYILLCGSRPFWARTESGIFRSVLRADPNFDDSPWPSVSAEAKDFVKRFLNKDYRKRMTAVQALTHPWLRDEQRQIPLDILIFRLVKQYLRATPLKRLALKALSKALREDELLYLRLQFKLLEPRDGFVSLDNFRTALTRYLTDAMRESRVLEFLHALEPLAYRRMDFEEFCAAAISPYQLEALERWEEIAGTAFQHFEQEGNRVISVEELAQELNLAPTHYSIVQDWIRKSDGKLNFLGFTKFLHGVTIRGSNTRRH